A portion of the Enterobacter sp. SA187 genome contains these proteins:
- a CDS encoding DMSO/selenate family reductase complex A subunit, with product MTSSRNPRPEEGLLPVSRRSFLQASSALLTLPFFSTSGHAAPADAQPLPAVTGDERVVQTCSTFDCGGKCDIRAHVKDGVVTRISTRADNELDPQMPVMRACVRGRSYRKFVYHPDRLKYPMKRTGKRGEGKFERISWDEATTLIAEKMRTITEKYGPASRYVHVGTAVSGGPFSGTAMVQRLLNLTGGHLASYHSVSMGNTAAATPYTYGVAASGSSLDTLVDTKLVILWGHNPTETIFGHTNHYFQQMKQNGTRFIVVDPRYSDTVASLADQWIPLLPTTDNALMDAMMYVIVTESLHDEAFIRRYTLGFDEASMPEGAPENESLVAYLTGAKDGVRKTPEWAERITHVPAQTIRQLARDYATTKPAALIQGWGPQRHNCGERTARGSTLLATITGNVGVKGGWAAGYGGCANRKFTVGPEMPDNPVKAQISVMNWVQAAEDASKVTSQDGLKNAEKLDSNIRLLFSLAGNYLTNQNPDLHKAARMLEDESNIEFIVASDLYMTPSAKYADLLLPETSFMERWNIGETWGTASYLMLSEKLIEPEFERRSDYEWLREVAAKLGVEPAFSLGRDEKQWIESIWERTRQAMPEEQLPDFATLQKTRQHLFKSEPYVAFADNIRDPDNHPFPTPSGKIEIFSQRLYDMQHPEIPALSHYVPAHEGPDDPLAEKYPLQLITWKGKNRANSTQYANPWLQEVQTQKLWINPQDAQARGIRQGDEVRIHNDRGISVVPAEVTPRIIPGVVAMQAGAWWQPDAQGIDRGGCANVLSSARITALAKGNSHETMLVEVVKA from the coding sequence ATGACCAGTTCCAGAAATCCCCGGCCTGAAGAAGGCCTGCTGCCTGTCTCACGGCGCAGTTTCCTTCAGGCCAGCTCCGCGCTGCTAACCCTGCCTTTTTTCTCCACGTCCGGTCACGCCGCGCCAGCAGACGCACAACCGCTGCCGGCGGTTACCGGCGACGAGCGTGTGGTACAGACCTGCAGCACCTTTGACTGCGGCGGTAAATGTGACATCCGCGCCCATGTAAAAGACGGGGTTGTCACCCGTATTTCCACCCGCGCCGATAACGAACTGGATCCGCAGATGCCGGTGATGCGCGCCTGTGTGCGGGGCCGCAGCTACCGCAAATTCGTTTATCATCCGGATCGTCTGAAATATCCGATGAAGCGCACCGGCAAACGCGGCGAAGGCAAGTTTGAGCGCATCTCCTGGGATGAAGCCACCACCCTGATCGCCGAAAAGATGCGGACGATCACCGAAAAATATGGCCCCGCCTCACGCTATGTTCACGTCGGTACTGCTGTTTCTGGCGGGCCTTTTTCCGGCACGGCAATGGTGCAGCGCTTACTGAATCTGACCGGCGGGCATCTGGCCAGCTATCACTCGGTAAGCATGGGCAATACCGCCGCAGCCACGCCCTATACCTACGGCGTGGCGGCCAGCGGCAGTTCGCTGGACACGCTTGTGGATACCAAACTGGTGATCCTCTGGGGTCATAACCCGACGGAAACCATCTTTGGCCACACTAACCACTACTTCCAGCAGATGAAGCAAAACGGCACCCGTTTTATCGTCGTCGATCCGCGCTATTCGGATACGGTGGCGTCGCTGGCAGACCAGTGGATCCCGCTGTTGCCGACGACCGATAACGCCCTGATGGACGCGATGATGTACGTCATCGTCACCGAATCGCTGCATGATGAGGCCTTTATTCGTCGTTATACGCTGGGCTTTGATGAAGCGTCCATGCCGGAAGGCGCGCCGGAAAACGAATCGCTGGTCGCCTACCTGACTGGCGCGAAAGATGGCGTGCGCAAAACCCCGGAATGGGCGGAGCGCATTACTCATGTTCCGGCGCAAACCATTCGCCAGCTGGCGCGCGACTATGCCACCACTAAACCGGCGGCGCTGATCCAGGGCTGGGGACCGCAGCGTCACAACTGCGGGGAACGCACCGCGCGCGGCTCGACGCTGCTGGCGACCATCACCGGCAACGTCGGCGTAAAAGGCGGCTGGGCGGCGGGCTACGGCGGCTGCGCGAACCGCAAATTCACCGTCGGGCCGGAAATGCCGGACAACCCGGTGAAAGCGCAAATTTCGGTGATGAACTGGGTGCAGGCGGCTGAGGACGCGTCAAAAGTGACGTCGCAGGACGGGCTGAAAAATGCGGAAAAACTCGACAGCAATATTCGTCTGCTGTTCTCGCTGGCCGGAAACTATCTCACCAATCAGAACCCGGATCTGCACAAGGCCGCCAGAATGCTGGAGGATGAATCTAACATTGAGTTCATCGTCGCAAGCGATCTCTATATGACGCCCAGCGCGAAATACGCCGACCTGCTGCTGCCGGAAACCAGCTTTATGGAGCGCTGGAATATCGGCGAAACCTGGGGCACCGCCAGCTATCTGATGCTGTCTGAAAAACTCATCGAACCTGAATTTGAGCGCCGTTCCGACTACGAATGGCTGCGCGAAGTGGCAGCAAAACTGGGCGTTGAACCGGCGTTCAGCCTGGGGCGCGATGAGAAACAGTGGATCGAGAGCATCTGGGAGCGTACGCGTCAGGCGATGCCGGAAGAACAACTGCCGGATTTCGCTACCCTGCAAAAAACCCGTCAGCACCTGTTCAAAAGCGAGCCTTATGTGGCCTTCGCCGACAATATCCGCGATCCGGATAATCACCCGTTCCCGACGCCGTCCGGCAAAATTGAGATCTTCTCACAGCGGCTTTACGACATGCAGCATCCGGAAATCCCGGCGCTCTCCCACTATGTGCCCGCGCATGAAGGGCCGGACGATCCGCTGGCGGAAAAATACCCGTTACAGCTTATCACCTGGAAAGGGAAAAACCGCGCCAACTCTACTCAGTATGCCAACCCCTGGCTGCAGGAAGTGCAGACGCAAAAACTGTGGATCAACCCGCAGGATGCGCAGGCGCGCGGCATCCGCCAGGGGGATGAGGTGCGTATTCATAACGACCGCGGCATCAGCGTGGTACCGGCGGAAGTAACGCCGCGCATTATCCCCGGCGTGGTGGCGATGCAGGCTGGCGCCTGGTGGCAACCCGATGCGCAGGGCATCGATCGCGGCGGCTGCGCCAACGTTCTGAGTTCGGCGCGCATCACGGCGCTGGCGAAAGGGAATTCACATGAAACGATGCTTGTTGAGGTAGTAAAAGCATGA
- the ndk gene encoding nucleoside-diphosphate kinase: MAIERTFSIIKPNAVAKNVIGSIFARFETAGLKIVGTKMLHLSSEKAGGFYAEHQGKPFFDGLVEFMTSGPIVVTVLEGEDAVRRHREILGATNPANALAGTLRADYADSLTENGTHGSDSVESAEREIAYFFAEGEVCPRTR; encoded by the coding sequence ATGGCTATTGAACGTACTTTTTCCATCATTAAACCTAACGCGGTGGCAAAAAACGTTATTGGAAGCATCTTTGCGCGCTTTGAAACGGCAGGTCTGAAAATTGTCGGTACCAAAATGCTGCATCTGTCCTCTGAAAAAGCCGGCGGTTTCTATGCTGAGCATCAGGGCAAACCTTTCTTTGACGGTCTGGTTGAGTTTATGACCTCCGGCCCGATCGTGGTTACCGTGCTGGAAGGCGAAGACGCAGTACGTCGTCACCGTGAAATCCTTGGCGCAACCAACCCGGCGAACGCGCTGGCAGGTACTCTGCGCGCGGATTACGCTGACAGCCTGACCGAAAACGGTACCCACGGTTCCGATTCCGTTGAATCTGCTGAGCGTGAAATCGCTTACTTCTTCGCTGAAGGCGAAGTTTGCCCGCGTACCCGCTAA
- a CDS encoding 4Fe-4S binding protein, whose amino-acid sequence MVRFRLTQKAAAPAIGDRCVRHALRFARCQACVSACPVEALSVVNGKVTLAEDRCLSCGDCLFVCPAEAISGITPPLRHYRGDALVVPLSFRAASTEELLIWHRLYHLRAVACNIDAQPGWALAVARLNLTLRRYQEPEWRIIPPADAGIDSSRRSLLRAQVIETRSARVPAGRRVLRQLYPQVSGWLPDIDRQRCQLCGACWRICPEQALRAEGGRFIIESARCTGCGNCQAVCHHQAVILNAGPREDPVRQLPLASARCASCQQPFLTWQQGSTHCPTCQRHQHGMRALCC is encoded by the coding sequence ATGGTGCGCTTCAGGCTCACTCAGAAAGCAGCGGCGCCAGCCATCGGCGACCGCTGCGTGCGCCATGCGCTGCGTTTTGCCCGCTGTCAGGCCTGCGTGTCGGCATGTCCCGTGGAGGCGCTGTCGGTGGTGAACGGCAAAGTCACGCTCGCAGAGGATCGCTGTCTGTCCTGCGGCGACTGCCTGTTTGTCTGCCCGGCAGAGGCCATCAGCGGTATCACCCCGCCGCTCCGCCATTACCGCGGGGATGCGCTGGTCGTGCCCTTATCCTTCCGGGCGGCCAGCACGGAAGAGCTGCTGATCTGGCACCGGCTTTATCATCTTCGTGCCGTGGCCTGTAATATTGATGCGCAACCCGGCTGGGCGCTGGCGGTGGCGCGGCTCAACCTGACGCTGCGCCGCTATCAGGAGCCGGAATGGCGGATTATTCCGCCAGCGGATGCCGGAATCGATAGCTCGCGCCGTTCATTGCTGCGCGCTCAGGTTATCGAAACCCGCAGCGCCCGTGTACCGGCGGGAAGGCGCGTGTTGCGCCAGCTGTATCCGCAGGTCAGCGGCTGGCTGCCGGACATAGATCGGCAGCGCTGCCAGTTATGTGGGGCCTGCTGGCGGATCTGTCCTGAACAGGCGCTGCGCGCAGAAGGCGGGCGTTTTATCATCGAATCAGCGCGCTGTACCGGCTGTGGAAACTGTCAGGCGGTGTGCCATCATCAGGCGGTGATCCTGAATGCCGGGCCACGGGAGGATCCCGTCAGGCAACTGCCGCTGGCATCTGCCCGTTGCGCCTCCTGCCAGCAGCCGTTTCTGACGTGGCAGCAGGGCAGTACGCACTGTCCGACCTGCCAGCGGCATCAGCACGGTATGCGGGCGCTTTGTTGCTAA
- a CDS encoding bifunctional tRNA (adenosine(37)-C2)-methyltransferase TrmG/ribosomal RNA large subunit methyltransferase RlmN codes for MSEQTVTPETVISTVPNKDAKINLLDLNRQQMREFFKNMGEKPFRADQVMKWMYHYCSDNFDEMTDINKVLRTRLKEVAEIRAPEVVEEQRSADGTIKWAIAVGDQRVETVYIPEDDRATLCVSSQVGCALECKFCSTAQQGFNRNLKVSEIIGQVWRAAKIVGAAKVTGTRPITNVVMMGMGEPLLNLNNVVPAMEIMLDDFGFGLSKRRVTLSTSGVVPALDKLGDMIDVALAISLHAPTDEIRDEIVPINKKYNIETFLAAVRRYLEKSNANQGRVTIEYVMLDHVNDGTEHAHQLAELLKDTPCKINLIPWNPFPGAPYGRSSNSRIDRFSKVLMEYGFTTIVRKTRGDDIDAACGQLAGDVIDRTKRTLRKRMQGESIAVKTV; via the coding sequence ATGTCTGAACAAACTGTTACGCCTGAAACCGTTATCTCAACGGTACCGAATAAAGACGCCAAAATTAACCTGCTGGATTTAAACCGTCAGCAGATGCGCGAATTTTTCAAAAATATGGGCGAAAAACCCTTCCGCGCCGATCAGGTGATGAAGTGGATGTACCATTATTGCAGCGACAACTTTGACGAGATGACTGACATCAACAAAGTGTTGCGCACCCGCCTGAAAGAAGTGGCGGAGATCCGCGCCCCGGAAGTGGTGGAAGAACAACGCTCCGCTGACGGTACCATCAAATGGGCGATTGCCGTAGGCGATCAGCGCGTGGAAACCGTTTATATCCCGGAAGACGATCGCGCGACGCTGTGCGTGTCGTCCCAGGTCGGCTGTGCGCTGGAGTGTAAATTCTGCTCCACGGCGCAGCAGGGCTTTAATCGCAACCTGAAGGTTTCTGAAATCATCGGCCAGGTCTGGCGCGCGGCGAAAATCGTCGGCGCGGCGAAAGTGACCGGTACGCGTCCGATCACTAACGTGGTGATGATGGGCATGGGCGAACCGCTGCTTAACCTGAACAACGTGGTGCCGGCGATGGAAATCATGCTCGATGACTTCGGCTTTGGCCTGTCCAAACGTCGCGTGACGCTCTCCACTTCTGGCGTTGTGCCAGCGCTGGATAAGCTGGGCGATATGATTGACGTGGCGCTGGCGATCTCCCTGCACGCCCCGACGGATGAAATCCGTGACGAGATCGTGCCGATCAACAAAAAGTACAACATCGAAACCTTCCTCGCTGCCGTGCGTCGCTACCTTGAGAAGTCCAACGCCAATCAGGGCCGTGTGACCATTGAGTATGTGATGCTGGATCATGTGAACGATGGCACCGAACATGCGCATCAGTTAGCGGAATTGCTGAAAGATACGCCATGCAAGATCAACCTGATCCCATGGAACCCGTTCCCCGGCGCGCCTTATGGCCGCAGTTCGAACAGCCGTATCGATCGCTTCTCGAAAGTGCTGATGGAATACGGATTTACCACAATCGTGCGTAAAACCCGCGGTGACGATATTGACGCCGCCTGTGGTCAGCTGGCAGGCGATGTGATCGACCGTACCAAGCGTACGTTGCGTAAACGTATGCAGGGCGAAAGCATTGCGGTGAAAACCGTCTGA
- the rodZ gene encoding cytoskeleton protein RodZ, whose translation MNTEATHDQNETQSTGVRLRSAREQLGLSQQAVAERLCLKVSTVRDIEDDKAPADLASTFLRGYIRSYARLVHIPEEELLPMMEKQAPVRAAKVAPMQTFSLGKRRKKRDGWLTSITWLVLFVVLGLTGAWWWQNHKAQQEEITTMADQSTAELNASNPDAQAIPLNNEAATPSAESETTGTAPADAAPQTAETPAPTAPTTTAQNAVVSPSQANVDPAATQPQTPAATALPTDQAAVNATAPADANALAMTFTADCWLEVSDATGKKLFSGIQRSGATLNLAGQTPYKLKIGAPAAVQIQFQGKPVDLSRFIRTNQVARLTLDAGQSAAQ comes from the coding sequence ATGAATACTGAAGCCACTCACGATCAAAATGAAACACAATCCACTGGCGTTCGTCTGCGCAGCGCCCGTGAACAACTCGGACTCAGCCAGCAAGCGGTCGCTGAACGCCTGTGCCTCAAGGTTTCCACCGTTCGCGATATTGAAGACGACAAAGCGCCTGCTGATTTAGCCTCGACGTTTTTACGTGGATATATCCGCTCCTATGCCCGTCTGGTGCACATCCCGGAAGAAGAACTGCTGCCGATGATGGAGAAGCAGGCACCGGTACGCGCGGCGAAAGTTGCGCCGATGCAGACCTTTTCGCTGGGTAAACGTCGCAAAAAACGCGACGGCTGGTTAACGAGCATCACCTGGCTGGTGCTTTTTGTCGTCCTCGGCCTGACCGGTGCCTGGTGGTGGCAGAATCACAAAGCCCAGCAGGAAGAAATCACCACTATGGCCGATCAGTCCACTGCGGAACTGAACGCCAGCAACCCGGACGCCCAGGCGATCCCGCTGAATAATGAAGCTGCCACGCCGTCTGCGGAATCCGAAACTACGGGCACCGCACCGGCAGACGCCGCGCCGCAGACTGCTGAAACCCCAGCGCCGACGGCCCCGACCACCACCGCGCAGAATGCGGTAGTGTCGCCTTCCCAGGCGAACGTCGATCCGGCGGCAACTCAGCCGCAGACCCCTGCGGCAACGGCATTGCCGACCGATCAGGCGGCCGTTAACGCGACCGCGCCTGCCGACGCCAACGCGCTGGCGATGACCTTCACCGCCGATTGCTGGCTGGAAGTGAGCGATGCGACCGGTAAAAAACTCTTCAGCGGTATTCAGCGTAGCGGTGCTACTCTGAATCTTGCAGGCCAGACGCCCTATAAGCTCAAAATTGGCGCGCCGGCAGCGGTACAAATTCAGTTCCAGGGTAAACCTGTCGATCTGAGCCGATTTATCAGAACTAATCAGGTTGCGCGACTGACCCTCGATGCCGGACAATCAGCAGCACAGTAA
- the ispG gene encoding flavodoxin-dependent (E)-4-hydroxy-3-methylbut-2-enyl-diphosphate synthase, translating into MHNQAPIQRRKSKRIYVGNVPIGDGAPIAVQSMTNTRTTDVEATVKQIQALERVGADIVRVSVPTMDAAEAFKLIKQQVNVPLVADIHFDYRIALKVAEYGVDCLRINPGNIGSEERIRAVVDCARDKNIPIRIGVNAGSLEKNLQEKYGEPTPQALLESAMRHVEHLNRLNFDQFKVSVKASDVFLAVESYRLLAKEIEQPLHLGITEAGGARAGAVKSAIGLGLLLSEGIGDTLRISLAADPVEEIKVGFDILKSLRIRSRGINFIACPTCSRQEFDVIGTVNALEQRLEDILTPMDVSIIGCVVNGPGEALVSTLGVTGGNKKSGLYEDGVRRDRLDNHDMIAQLEARIRAKASMMDEARRIDVRELEK; encoded by the coding sequence ATGCATAACCAGGCCCCTATTCAACGTAGAAAATCAAAGCGGATTTACGTTGGTAATGTGCCCATTGGCGATGGTGCGCCTATCGCCGTACAGTCGATGACCAATACCCGTACCACGGATGTGGAAGCGACCGTAAAGCAAATTCAGGCGCTGGAGCGGGTAGGCGCGGATATCGTTCGCGTCTCCGTGCCGACCATGGATGCGGCAGAAGCTTTCAAACTCATCAAGCAACAGGTCAATGTGCCGCTCGTGGCGGACATCCATTTCGACTACCGTATCGCGCTGAAAGTCGCGGAATATGGCGTCGATTGTCTGCGCATCAATCCGGGTAATATCGGCAGCGAAGAACGTATCCGTGCGGTTGTCGATTGCGCGCGCGACAAAAATATTCCTATTCGTATCGGCGTGAACGCCGGTTCGCTCGAAAAAAATTTGCAGGAAAAATACGGTGAGCCGACGCCGCAGGCGCTGCTGGAATCCGCCATGCGTCATGTGGAACACCTCAATCGCCTGAACTTTGATCAGTTCAAAGTCAGCGTAAAAGCCTCCGACGTTTTCCTCGCCGTAGAATCCTATCGCCTGCTGGCCAAAGAAATCGAACAGCCTTTGCATCTTGGCATCACCGAAGCCGGTGGCGCGCGTGCGGGCGCGGTAAAATCAGCGATTGGCCTTGGTTTGCTGCTCTCTGAAGGTATCGGCGATACGCTGCGTATTTCGCTGGCGGCGGATCCGGTGGAAGAGATCAAAGTGGGCTTTGATATTCTGAAATCCCTGCGCATCCGTTCCCGCGGCATTAACTTCATCGCCTGTCCGACCTGTTCCCGTCAGGAATTCGATGTGATTGGCACGGTGAATGCGCTGGAGCAGCGTCTGGAAGATATTCTCACGCCTATGGATGTCTCCATTATCGGCTGCGTGGTGAATGGTCCTGGCGAAGCGCTGGTGTCCACCCTTGGCGTCACCGGCGGTAATAAGAAAAGCGGTCTCTACGAAGACGGCGTGCGCCGGGATCGTCTCGACAACCACGATATGATCGCTCAGCTGGAAGCGCGCATTCGCGCTAAAGCCTCCATGATGGATGAAGCGCGCCGGATAGATGTCCGGGAGCTTGAAAAATAA
- a CDS encoding dimethyl sulfoxide reductase anchor subunit family protein: MHELPLLLFTLLLQGSVGITLWLALLPARGTPPRSGLLLAFIMASLGLLASTLHMGYPLNALNALRHIASSWLSREIVFASLYLGALGLCTLLALWRKPGGGWLLPVAALFGVIDVFCMAQIYINTAVITWQHLNTLILFAGTTGIVGSVYAALSAPDIRRRRITLAVMVVALVVLIRLLAQPLWMGALSASPQIVTLPHNPLAAFEKLRTLSILSWAVSAAGMIIFGLGGIRKAKKLLLAGSGLLLLAEIGLRFIFFSIG, encoded by the coding sequence ATGCATGAGTTGCCCTTACTGCTGTTTACGCTACTGCTTCAGGGATCGGTGGGCATCACGCTCTGGCTGGCATTGCTGCCAGCACGTGGCACCCCGCCGCGCAGCGGACTGTTGCTGGCCTTCATCATGGCCAGCCTGGGGCTGCTGGCCTCCACGCTGCATATGGGGTATCCGCTTAATGCCCTGAACGCCCTGCGTCATATCGCCAGCTCCTGGTTAAGCCGGGAAATAGTGTTCGCCTCGCTGTATCTCGGTGCGCTCGGGCTGTGCACGCTGCTTGCGCTGTGGCGCAAACCGGGGGGCGGATGGTTGCTGCCGGTGGCGGCGCTGTTCGGCGTGATCGATGTGTTCTGCATGGCGCAGATCTACATCAATACCGCGGTGATCACCTGGCAGCACCTGAATACGCTGATCCTGTTTGCCGGTACGACGGGCATTGTCGGCTCGGTATATGCCGCGCTGAGCGCTCCGGATATACGCAGAAGGCGTATTACGCTTGCCGTTATGGTCGTGGCGCTGGTGGTACTGATTCGCCTGCTGGCGCAGCCACTGTGGATGGGCGCGCTCTCTGCCAGCCCGCAGATCGTCACCCTGCCGCATAATCCGCTGGCCGCCTTTGAGAAGCTGCGCACGCTCTCTATCCTGAGCTGGGCAGTGTCGGCGGCGGGCATGATTATTTTTGGTCTGGGAGGTATTCGGAAAGCGAAAAAGCTGCTGCTGGCGGGAAGCGGGCTGCTGTTGCTGGCTGAGATCGGCCTGCGCTTTATTTTCTTCAGTATCGGCTGA
- a CDS encoding DMSO/selenate family reductase complex B subunit codes for MSQFTDYPPVSDTQLGFFIDSSRCSGCKACQVACKDKNDLEVGRRFRRVYEVTGGGFIPTGQGGVQHNVFAYTLSISCNHCADPICTKNCPTTAMHKRPGDGIVRVNTDKCVGCGYCAWSCPYGAPQLNAQTGQMSKCDFCVDLQAKGEPPVCVATCPLGAIKFGPIDELRAAWGNVNSVKGLPDAVITQPNLVIKAHQGAEKEEPRHA; via the coding sequence ATGAGTCAGTTTACAGACTATCCACCGGTGAGCGACACGCAGCTGGGATTTTTTATTGATTCCTCACGCTGTTCAGGCTGTAAGGCCTGTCAGGTGGCCTGCAAGGATAAAAACGATCTGGAAGTCGGGCGTCGCTTCCGTCGCGTGTATGAAGTGACCGGCGGCGGCTTTATACCGACCGGGCAGGGCGGGGTGCAGCATAACGTCTTTGCTTACACACTCTCCATTTCCTGTAATCACTGTGCCGATCCGATCTGCACTAAAAACTGTCCGACCACCGCTATGCATAAACGGCCTGGCGACGGCATCGTGCGGGTGAATACCGATAAGTGCGTGGGCTGCGGCTACTGCGCCTGGTCCTGTCCTTACGGCGCGCCGCAGTTAAATGCACAGACCGGCCAGATGTCAAAATGCGACTTCTGCGTCGATTTGCAGGCTAAAGGCGAACCGCCGGTATGCGTGGCAACCTGCCCGCTGGGCGCAATCAAGTTCGGGCCGATTGACGAACTGCGCGCGGCCTGGGGCAATGTTAACAGCGTGAAAGGGCTGCCGGATGCCGTCATCACGCAGCCGAATCTGGTGATCAAAGCGCATCAGGGCGCAGAAAAAGAGGAGCCGCGCCATGCATGA